TCGCGAATCGGTGCGACGACGGTAGCCCGCTTCGCTGAGGATTTCGGCGGCGGACTCGGACAGCGAACCCTTGTTGGGAACTGCGACGCGCAACATCAGTGAACGTCCTTTCGGAAGGTGTGGTCAGACGTGGGAAAAGGGAACCGCAATTGTCGGGTCAGATCCTCTTCACAGATGTCGGTACACGTCTTCGAGGGTCAGCCCTCGACCGACCATCAACACCTGAGTCCAGTACAAGAGCTGAGAGATTTCTTCGGCTAGCTGCTCATCGCTCTGGTACTCCGCAGCGATCCACACTTCACCGGCTTCCTCGATGACCTTTTTGCCCTGTGCGTGAACACCGGCATCGAGGGCGGCGACGGTGCCGGACCCCTCGGGACGGGTGGCAGCACGCTCGGTCAACTCGGCGAACAAGGATTCGAAGGTCTTCACGGGTAGCTATTCTTTCACGAGTGCGGAACGGATTTTCACAGGCCTACAGGCTGGCCCGTCACAAGCCCTGATCGAGAGCGCGCGTACTGACGAACCGGCGAGCACTGCCCGTGATCGGATCCGGGTATTCCAGTGCCCGGGCGAGGAGCCTCAGCGGTGTGGAGAAGTCACCTGAGGCTGCCGGACGGTAGTGCGGGTAGTAGTTGTCACCGACGATGGGGATGCCCATCGAATTCAGATGCAACCGCAGTTGGTGTGTGCGCCCGGTTTTCGGGAACAGGCGGTACCTACCGAGCGTGCTACCAGCAGAATCGGTGAGTCGTTCAACCAATTCGATTCGGGTTTCGCTGTTCGGTTCGCCCTCGACTTCGGTCGCGGTCATCTCGCCGTGCACCTTGTTGATGCGGCTACGAACGATGCGCGGAAACGTCAATTCCGGATCGAAACCCGCGATGGCTTCGTACTCCTTGACGATCTTCTGCTCCGCGAACAGTTCCTGATACGGCCGTCGCAGTTCCGGAGTCACGGTGAAGACGATGACACCGGCAGTCATGCGGTCCAGCCGATGCACCGGCGCCAGATCGGGGAGATCAAGGTCACGGCGCAGGCGGACGACGGCGCTTTCGACGATGTGCGCTCCGCGCGGAATGGTCGCGAGGAAGTGTGGTTTGTCGATCACCAGGATCTGCCCGTCGCGGTACAGGATCTCGATCTCGTGTGGGACCGGGATTTCGGCTGGTGGTTCGCGGTAAAAGTAGACAAAGCGGGTGGGCTGATACGGAGTTGCACCCGTGATGATCCGCCCGTGCTCGTCGACGACGCCGCCTGCCGCTACCAGTGCGTTCCAATTCTCCTGCTCGTCGGGGAACTCACCGACCAGAAACTCGAGGACGGTGCGTGCGTCGGACTCCCGGGGCATCCGAAGCCGATCCGGGCCGAGTCCGTCTCGGATCGGCAGCGGAGCCTTGGGCACGCCTTAGACCTGTTCGAGATCGGGTGAGCAACTCTCGCACAGCAATTCGAGGGTCCGTCCGTCTCCGTCGATTCTGTTGCGGAAGCGCGGCGTCGGCGTTCCGCAGTCGACACAGACACCGATCACCTTTGCCTCGGGCGAGAATTCGATGTTCATCCGCTTGTCGAAGACGTACAGCGATCCGTCCCACAGGCCCTTGTCGCCGAATGTCTCGCCGTAACGGACGATCCCACCGTCGAGTTGGTACACCTCTCCGAAACCGCGTGAACGCATCAACGACGACAACACTTCGCAGCGCACTCCCCCGGTGCAATAGGTGACCACGGCCTTGTCCTTGAGATGGTCGTACTTGCCGCTGTCGAGTTCGCTGACAAAATCTCGTGTTGTTGTCACGTCCGGGACAACGGCGTCGCGGAAGCGTCCGATTTCCGCTTCGAAGGCGTTTCGTCCGTCGAAGAAGACAACGTCGTCGCCGCGATTGTCGACCAATTCGTGCAGTTCCTTGGGCGCCAGGTGGACGCCGCCGCCCACCACACCCTTCGCATCGACCTCGAGTTCGTCGGGTGCCCCGAACGTCACGATCTCGCTGCGCACCTTGACGGACAGGCGTGGGAAATCGTTGCCGAGTCCGTCGGACCACTTGATGTCGGCCGTGCGGAACGGTTCGTACCCGCGAGTGCCACGCACGTATCGCTTGACGTCCTCGATATCGCCGCCCACCGTCGCGTTGATTCCGTGCTGCGAGATCAGGATTCGGCCGGTCAGATTGTTCGACTCGGCGAGGCTGTGCTGCCACAACCTGATCGCCTCAGGATCGGCCAACGGCGTGAACTGGTAGAACAGAACAATTTTCGGAATGGACACTTTCCCTACACCAGCCTAACGTGCCGCACGCGCATGAACGTCGTGAAGATCGTGAATCGACAAGTCCGTCAACGACTCCCGGAAGATCCGTCCCGGCCCCGCCGGAACATCGACTTCACAGGGAACAACCAGCACACCGCAGCCTGCTGCGGTGGCAGCGGCAGTACCCGTCGGTGAATCCTCGATCGCCAGACACTGCGCCGGTTCCAATCCGAGAAGATGCGCACCACGCAGGTACGGATCCGCAGCAGGCTTGCCCTGAGCTACTTCGTCGCCGCACACACTGTGGTCGAAGAACTCTCGCCCGAGCATCCCGAGAGCGCGATCGACCAGAACCCGCTCGGTATTGGTTACCAGAGCCGAGAGAAGTCCCCCGTCGCGAACCGTCGCAAGTGCCTCCTGCGCGCCGGGACGCCAGGTCACTCCGTCTTCGAAGAGATCTCCGACGCGGGTGTACATCCAGTGCTTCGCCTCGGCGA
The nucleotide sequence above comes from Rhodococcus sp. KBS0724. Encoded proteins:
- a CDS encoding phosphoribosyl-ATP diphosphatase produces the protein MKTFESLFAELTERAATRPEGSGTVAALDAGVHAQGKKVIEEAGEVWIAAEYQSDEQLAEEISQLLYWTQVLMVGRGLTLEDVYRHL
- a CDS encoding pseudouridine synthase translates to MPRESDARTVLEFLVGEFPDEQENWNALVAAGGVVDEHGRIITGATPYQPTRFVYFYREPPAEIPVPHEIEILYRDGQILVIDKPHFLATIPRGAHIVESAVVRLRRDLDLPDLAPVHRLDRMTAGVIVFTVTPELRRPYQELFAEQKIVKEYEAIAGFDPELTFPRIVRSRINKVHGEMTATEVEGEPNSETRIELVERLTDSAGSTLGRYRLFPKTGRTHQLRLHLNSMGIPIVGDNYYPHYRPAASGDFSTPLRLLARALEYPDPITGSARRFVSTRALDQGL
- a CDS encoding rhodanese-related sulfurtransferase; translation: MSIPKIVLFYQFTPLADPEAIRLWQHSLAESNNLTGRILISQHGINATVGGDIEDVKRYVRGTRGYEPFRTADIKWSDGLGNDFPRLSVKVRSEIVTFGAPDELEVDAKGVVGGGVHLAPKELHELVDNRGDDVVFFDGRNAFEAEIGRFRDAVVPDVTTTRDFVSELDSGKYDHLKDKAVVTYCTGGVRCEVLSSLMRSRGFGEVYQLDGGIVRYGETFGDKGLWDGSLYVFDKRMNIEFSPEAKVIGVCVDCGTPTPRFRNRIDGDGRTLELLCESCSPDLEQV
- a CDS encoding HAD family phosphatase gives rise to the protein MSELLTEVSETTLGGVLWDMDGTLLDSEKLWDVALRELSLRLGGPMTEATRVAVIGASSPFALATVFDSLGLEQHPEAVAEAKHWMYTRVGDLFEDGVTWRPGAQEALATVRDGGLLSALVTNTERVLVDRALGMLGREFFDHSVCGDEVAQGKPAADPYLRGAHLLGLEPAQCLAIEDSPTGTAAATAAGCGVLVVPCEVDVPAGPGRIFRESLTDLSIHDLHDVHARAAR